GCTCAATGAATTCGTATTCTTCTTCTTTCACACCAACACTGATAGAAGCGATTAATCCGCGTGATTTCATATCTTGAATAAATGAGTTTCTTTTCTCCGGCTGGAAGCGGTGCATGATATAGAAATAACCATTTTCAGCTAAGTTAACCGCAATTCTTTCATCTATAATCGTCTGCATATTGGCAGGCACAACAGGCAGCTTGAATGTATGATTTCCTAAAGCGATTGTTGTGTCACACTCTGAGCGGCTGTTTACTACACATTTTGCAGGTATTAATTGAATATCTTCATAATCAAATACATTTTCCATATGATTTACACCCCTAAATACGAATGTTATTGTTGAATATCAATTTAATTGTTCGTCCATTTGGTACTTTACATCATTTATATATGAATGTCAAAGATTTTGGAAGAAAAAAACGAAGAATAGCGATTATCTTTTTCATTTTAGAAAGCCTTTTCAAAAAAACAGGCATATGTATATTGTCTAAAAAGTCAAACCCTTTTATTCGGTAAAAACTACCGCTATTCTTCTAATCTAGTATTCGTATAAAATAAAACTATGAAAACATTAAAATCTTTATCACTTATGTTGTTGGTTGTCGCTCTAGCCTTTGGATTCAGCAGTCAAGCAAGTGCTGCAAGTACATACACCGTTAAAAGCGGTGACACGATGTGGAAAATTGCGTCGAAATATCAGGTTGGCGTCACGGAATTAATCAAAGCCAATCCAAGCGTTAAAAATGCCAATGTGATCTATCCGGGTCAATCGCTTAACATTCCTTCTGGAAGCGCTTATCAAAGCATGGAAAGCGAAGTGGTTACTCTAGTTAACCAAGAACGCGCCAAATACGGGTTAAAGCCGCTTACGGCCAATTGGGAAGTTGCGAGAGTAGCAAAATATAAGTCGGAAGATATGCGTGACAAAAATTACTTCAGTCACACATCGCCTACATACGGTTCTCCATTCGATATGATGAAGAGCTTCGGTATTCAGTACAGCTATGCAGGAGAAAATATCGCAGCGGGCCAAACAACAGCGAAAAGCGTTGTGACAGCTTGGATGAACAGTGAAGGACACCGCAAGAACATTCTGTCTTCTAATTTCAAAGAAATTGGTGTAGGCTACGCTAAAGGCGGATCTTACGGCCATTACTGGACGCAGATGTTTATCAGCAAATAATAAGTAGGAGGATCAGGGACAATCCGTACAGGGTTGTCCTTTTTGCTGTCTTTGTGCAGGGCGTTAATATGCTTTGGGGCTGTTTCGTTGTGTCAAAGGAGTACAATGAGTCCTTAAAATGAATAAAAAAGCAGATTTGAGGACTCAAAGGAGTTTAATGAGTCATTAAAATGAGTAAAAAATCAGATTTGAGGACTCAAAGGAGTACAATGAGTCATTAAAATGAGTAAAAAATCAGATTTGAGGACTCAAAGGAGTTTAATGAGTCATCAAAATCAGTAAAAGAGCAGATTTGAGGACTCAAAGGAGTACAATGAGTCCTTAAAATGAGTAAAAAAGCAGATTTGAGGACTCAAAGGAGTACAATGAGTCATTAAAATGAGTAAAAAATCAGATTTGAGGACTCAAAGGAGTACAATGAGTCATTAAAATAAAAAAGCAGATTTATAGTTCAAAAAAAAGGATGACTGATTGTTTTCAGTCATCCTTTTTTTACATATCATTCATGAAAATCCGATGGTCATTAAAAAGGCTTCCATTTTAATTGCTGTGCTTTTTGAAAGCGCCCTTCTGCTTCTTGCCAATTAACAACATTCCACCAATTTTCGATGTATTTTTTTCTGTCATTCTTATATTGCAGGTAATAGGCATGTTCCCACACGTCAAGGACAAGTATTGGTACGACATCCCATTGACTTAAGTTTTGATGCTTTTCAGCCTGAAGGATCTCTAATCGCCGTGCACGGGGTGACCAGACTAAAATTGCCCAGCCTACTGCTTCAACTTTGTCAGCTGCTTCAGAGAAGTGCTGTTTAAACTTTTCAAAGGTGCCAAAGGTTTGATTAATTTCCTTCATTAGCTTTCCAGCAGGTTTTCCGCCGCCATTTGGACTCATAATACTCCAGAATATCGTATGAAGATAATGGCCGGCTCCATGAAATGCAGCTTCTCTTTCCCAATGCTTAATAAGATCATAGTTGTTAGATAAACGTGCTTTCTCCATTTCTTTTTCAGCTTTATTTAATCCATCCACATAACTTTTATGGTGCTTATCATGATGAAGCTTCATAATTTCCTGATCAATGTAGGGCTCTAATGCATCATATTTATAAGGCAGCGGAGGAAGAGCGTGCCCCCCGATTGGAACGACAGTGACGGATTCAGCTTGAATGCGAGTTTGCTCATTTTCGCTGTCTTGTTCAAAATAAGCCGCAAGCTTTACATATAGTGAATTAGCACGTTCATAGATCTCGCTGTCTTCAAATGATCCCGTTGAAAGTTCTTCTTTAAATTGGCTTATTTGCTGCAGCCAAACCTCTAAGTCTTGATGATCCCCATGTTTTCGTTTTTCATCACGTAACTGATTAAAGCATTCTAACATATTTTCACACCACTTTTTCATTAAGACAATGTAATCTTCAGACATTCATATCCCACCCCTTAGTCAGTTGTAGACAATATATGCGTAAAGGGAAAATGGATGATGATTTTTAAAGGCTGCCTTTTACAATGGCTAATTTGGATAAGAATGCTGATTTCAAAAATGACAGACCTCATCTTCATTTGCAGATATTTTCCTTTCTTTAAAAGGGAATTGAATTATATTTTCAATTTCTAAATAAAGCCACTATAATA
The window above is part of the Metabacillus dongyingensis genome. Proteins encoded here:
- the safA gene encoding SafA/ExsA family spore coat assembly protein — encoded protein: MKTLKSLSLMLLVVALAFGFSSQASAASTYTVKSGDTMWKIASKYQVGVTELIKANPSVKNANVIYPGQSLNIPSGSAYQSMESEVVTLVNQERAKYGLKPLTANWEVARVAKYKSEDMRDKNYFSHTSPTYGSPFDMMKSFGIQYSYAGENIAAGQTTAKSVVTAWMNSEGHRKNILSSNFKEIGVGYAKGGSYGHYWTQMFISK
- a CDS encoding superoxide dismutase, coding for MSEDYIVLMKKWCENMLECFNQLRDEKRKHGDHQDLEVWLQQISQFKEELSTGSFEDSEIYERANSLYVKLAAYFEQDSENEQTRIQAESVTVVPIGGHALPPLPYKYDALEPYIDQEIMKLHHDKHHKSYVDGLNKAEKEMEKARLSNNYDLIKHWEREAAFHGAGHYLHTIFWSIMSPNGGGKPAGKLMKEINQTFGTFEKFKQHFSEAADKVEAVGWAILVWSPRARRLEILQAEKHQNLSQWDVVPILVLDVWEHAYYLQYKNDRKKYIENWWNVVNWQEAEGRFQKAQQLKWKPF